A stretch of the Deltaproteobacteria bacterium genome encodes the following:
- a CDS encoding arsenic efflux protein produces the protein MVYGILKHSLMITVFVFVMMLVVDFLDMFTKKKLTTVMKGGVWRQYTVASFLGATPGCLGAFMDVSLYVHGLISFGAVTGAMIATSGDEAFVMLARFPGTALFLFGLLFVVSLPLAWVTDRIVRATRFTPCETCQMQEYHAHQGIGRIEWKALVENLGRFSPARHGLLLAFGFFAFAILFGIAGPESWDWKRVTLLVLLFLAFTTVATTSDHYLKDHIWSHIIRTHIWRVFLWTFFALLVVQLGLRYWNFKALLSNNIPWMFLLAALMGIIPESGPHLVFVMLFAEGMIPFSVLFASSFIQDGHGMLPLLSYTVRDSLVIKGFNLVFGLMIGMALYGMGW, from the coding sequence AGCATTCTCTGATGATCACGGTCTTTGTCTTCGTAATGATGCTTGTTGTCGACTTTCTCGACATGTTCACCAAGAAGAAGCTGACCACCGTGATGAAGGGAGGGGTTTGGAGACAATACACAGTCGCCTCATTCCTGGGGGCGACGCCCGGCTGCCTCGGGGCCTTCATGGATGTATCCCTCTATGTGCACGGACTGATCTCCTTTGGCGCCGTCACAGGGGCGATGATCGCCACCTCCGGCGACGAGGCCTTTGTAATGTTGGCCAGGTTTCCCGGGACTGCTCTTTTTCTGTTCGGTCTTTTGTTTGTCGTGAGCCTCCCCTTGGCCTGGGTGACCGACAGGATTGTCAGGGCCACCCGCTTTACCCCTTGTGAGACATGCCAGATGCAGGAATATCACGCCCATCAAGGAATCGGGCGAATCGAGTGGAAAGCCCTTGTCGAGAACCTGGGCAGGTTTTCACCGGCCCGCCACGGCCTGCTTCTCGCCTTCGGTTTCTTCGCCTTTGCGATCCTCTTCGGGATCGCAGGCCCCGAGAGTTGGGACTGGAAGAGAGTGACCCTGCTTGTTCTGCTCTTCCTGGCCTTCACCACGGTGGCCACCACTTCGGACCACTATCTGAAGGACCACATCTGGTCCCACATCATCAGGACCCATATCTGGCGGGTCTTTCTCTGGACCTTCTTCGCCCTGCTCGTGGTTCAGTTGGGGCTGCGCTACTGGAACTTCAAGGCTCTCCTTTCCAACAACATCCCCTGGATGTTTCTCCTTGCCGCCCTGATGGGCATTATCCCCGAATCCGGGCCTCACCTGGTCTTTGTCATGCTGTTTGCGGAAGGCATGATACCCTTCTCGGTCCTTTTCGCATCCTCCTTTATCCAGGACGGCCACGGGATGCTGCCCCTGCTGTCATACACCGTGAGGGATTCCCTCGTGATCAAGGGTTTCAACCTCGTCTTCGGCCTGATGATCGGAATGGCCCTTTACGGTATGGGGTGGTAG